The DNA segment TAAAGGCCAGCAGAAGGACAATGGGAAGCCTCTGAAGGGTGGAAATGGTGGTGGTGGAGCTGGAGCTGGGGTTGGTGGGAAGGACCAGAAAGGCCAGCACCCGCAACCGACACcacagcagcagctgctgcttcaGCAACAGCTGCAGCAGCTACAGCAGATGAAAGGGTCCAAAGATGTGCAGCTGCCTCAGCTGAAAAACTTCAACTTCCTACCACCGAAGGATCCCAAATCTGTGAGCTTCAGCTTGCCTCCCAAGGGCTTTGATGACTACGATGACGAAGATGATTTCGATGATGATGAATttgatgacgacgacgatgatgaaaTGGATGAGTTCGACTGCTATGACGCTGACTTCGACGACGACTTCAAGAACATCAAGATCAAGCCTGCGGTTGCGACGCCGAATGGGCATGCCATGAAGGATAAGAAGGGCGGAAATGGCGGTGGTGGCAGCGGTAAGAAAGGCGCAGATGTGCCTGTGCAGAAAAAAGTCATGTGCAATACCAATGAGCCGAAGATTGGTATTGGTGGAAGTGGTAAAAacgggggtggtggtggtggtggaaatcAAAACCAGGGTGGTATTGGTGGTGGATCTGCCACTAAGAATAATGGTGTTGGTGGGGGGAAGAATGGTGGTAATGCCGGGCCACAGAACGGTAAGAATGGCGCTAATAGCAACAAAGGGGCTCCCATTGGCAATGGCAGCATCAATGCCAGTGGCCAAGCTGGGAACTGCAACACCAATCCAGTCAATGGAGCCAAGAGAATGTTCGTGAAGAACGAGGTgggcggtggtggtggcggcggcggcggccatctTATGATGAATCCAAGCATGATCGGCCAAGGACTCCCTGGCCTGGGTGTAGTACACCAGATGGGTACCATGCAAGCTCCGATGGGCCAGATGGGGAACTTTCCGGCCGCCGCGGCGGTACAAGGCCACCCGGCGGGAGGCCCACCGCCCGGGTATTATCAAGGAGGGATGGTGGCGCCACCGCCCGAGGTGATCGCCGCTGCCAATCcataccagcagcagcagcagtacatGGCTGCAATGCTGCAGCAGCAACAaatgcaacagcagcagcagcagcagatgcagcagcagaggatgatgatgatgaatgccCAGGATCGCGCCTTCCAGCCAATGATAGGTTATTCTCGACCACCGTTACCGATGTACTACAACATGCCCCCGGCGCCGGCACTGGCACCAGCGACGGCACCGCACCAAGGCGATTCCTACACCACCTACTTCAGTGATGAGAACACCAGCAGCAGTTGCTCGATCATGTGAACCAAGCTTGATTGCTTGAACCTTGTGTTTCTCACTCTACATCTCATTTCGAGTTCACTGGGTGGGGAAATTTGTCGTCCAAAGAGAAGAGGCTTAGTGGAGTCTCTGCCGCAGATACATGAAAAATGGGTAATTcaccattttttttctcttcttattcTCCTTTGTTTTCTAGTTAGGTAAGAAACTATATATATGTTTCAGGTGCAATTTATATAGAAAGGtcttattttatattatctaGCAAGGATTTGAGAGCTGTACTTTGGTTCTTCTCTTTTAGGACTTGTGGTGGAGATGAGGGAGCTATCAAGCTTTCCTGTTATGTGTCACTGTGTTCACAAACTTCAGATTGCTAGTAATAATGATCAAAGTGTCTTTcactttgcttctttctttcttttgctgCAGTAGGTTAGAAATCTTTTCTGCTTTGAGCACATGCAAGTTGCCATTGCAGTCTTAAGGATGATGACGGAACCTCGAGGTCTCGAGCGTTTCCATGGCGTGAAATGAGGTCTTGTATGAACTCCTTGTTCTCGTAATAGCATTAGAATGCACAGTCTCCTTATGACCGATGCTTATGAGTCAGAAATCACGTTCCCTCTGCTTGGGGATGGGAGCTAATCCTACGACTCTTCCTCTCTCTGTGGctctgaaagaaaaagaaaaaggagaaagagagaatGATGCTTTGAAGTCTTGGGAGGCGAGCTTGGGAGGATGAAATGATGCCCTCCTCTGTTCTCACTCAAccttttctttctcctcctcctcctcctcctcctcctccttcctttctttacTCGACTCCATAAGTCTCTGCTCCCAAAAACTTTTGACCCAAATTGTCCTGATACATCGATtacatctctttctctctctctctctctatctctggaATCACTGATAACAACTGTTCTTCCAATGGAAGGTGGTGGGTGGACTCGAAGTCTCTCACCCATCTCCGTTCCCGATTCCAACGGAGAAGAAGAGTCTCTGAAACCGTGTTCCCCAAATCAAACGACAAATCTACCGCGTGGATCGAGGCATGCAAGGGTGTCAGGATTTGCACGTACGGAGGGTATCAGTCAATTGCCCTACACCGTCCTTGACGACTCATTTACTCCACGTCCAATCCATCGTCCTTTTTTATCCTCACAGACAGGGCTCCTACTGCCATTACGATCCATCAATCGCGTCCACTACCAACCATCGATGCCATTTCTTCTGCTTGGCATGGGAAATGCGATGTCTGATCTCTCGGATCACTCCGAGTCGAACCTACTCCTAGTAGGTGAGGATTAAGCCTTCTCCCTTCGTCTTCTTTATTGGGATGTGGGCGCGTGGCTTCACTTCCAATGGGTAATGGACAGAGACATCACGGGTTACCTCTGTTAACAcccacccacacacacacacacacacacaggccATGAAGACTTTGACCAGCCTCTCATCTGCGTTACTGCTCTTCTTTTGCTTTTTTTCTATCTAACGTTGGAGAAGGACATCTTTCTCGTGACTAGCCGTTGGgatctcttctttctctctccgtGTCAAGAGAGAGGagctgatagagagagagaggaaagttaAGAGTGAGATTGTGAGGCCCAGCCAGCATTATTTCATTATAATAATTGCCACAAAATACTCCCCTTATTTATAATAATCTATTCTATCATGATTTATTTCTTTGCACACCATTTGATGGGTTTACTTCTAGTTATTATTGGTCTCAAAGGCATGACATATTGGGCAAAGATATTGTTACTACTAGTTGGATTTTGGAGTCTGATAAAGATGATTTTTAAATAATCTAAGATTGAAAATGCAATTTCAAAAAGAGAGTTGGTGGGCAAATACTTAGTACTATAAATTAAAGATCAAATCATACAGTGGAtcatttgatatcttgatatcaTGTTACTTTATTTTATGAGAATTCACATGAAATCCATTTTAGACTTGAGTTAGAGAGATGAAGGGAATATATGTGAAAATTAAATTTAACAAAGATATGTGAGAGAATTTCTATAATTTTATTCAATAGAATAAATAGATTATTAGAGATATTATATAAGAtgaattttctaaaaaaaaaagttttattgaTTTTAAAGGTTTCTCTTCTTTCATAAGCCACACCAATCGTGCCTTAAACCTTAAACTTTCAtcattgttttttattttctcatatCCTAAATTAGGTTGTTTTTAACTCCTCTCGCGCCCAAATATGACTTTTTCTCTCTATTTTGCTTCTattatatttcttcttcttttgtgcccTAAACCTTAAACTCTCGTCGATTGTTTCATTTTCTCTTGTGTTGTAACTCTCATCGACTCTTTTTTCTCCTTGTGTTATTCTCATCGATCTGTTCCCTAGTGACCCGAGTCCCGTTGACCCTCACTCCCCTAGAAAAAACTAAAACATTCACATTCGTTGATTACCCAAAGATAAATCTCTCTTGATTACCCAAAGATAAAACATTCACATTCGTTGATTACCCAAGAATACTTGTCGATCTTTTCTTGTTGATTGTATTCTCTTTAGAGTGAGTGTCGTTTCTCTTTATGAATGTCTCGTTTTCTATTATTTGTTTGTGTTCTTCTCATTTGTTGCATTATATCTTATACTACTTATCTCACCATTTAATTTTTCCACTAGATTTGttccttttattttaattttttaattttcatgTTTTGCAGCCCTATATGTTAGCATAATTTTCTTAGCACTTTTATATctacatttaattttttttccaagCTTAACACGATGCCTATTTGGCAGAATATTATTcctaaactattaaacataataatattattgttgaacttttaaatataatagtatttttagaTAAGACTTTATATCACTTGGGTGATGTTATTCATAATCAACtataaatatctatttgaatcatggtagtatattaaatagtttataatgtattttttattctatttaacttatttataatatttttaattaatagtattaagtattttttattgaagtgctaaaaacactataaaactaTTAAAAACGTTATAAATGACATCTATATTTTAGCCAATTCAATTTCAATTACAtcattactttttatttttatctaagaaaCTTgggttattcaaatcaaatgaccACCTGGATGTTTTTTGTCTTCTAACATGAGTAACTTCTCTATCAATAATATATGATGACCACCTATTTGTCTTTGGTGGGATAATTCTATTCTAATTAGCAGTCTTGTTGAGAATAATGCATCATTAAGAAGATCATCATCCCAATAAACACAAATATTATCAACTGACATTTAGTCATTTCAAATAGGGATTGATACAATCAACATGATAAGCATCAACATTAGATTAAAAATTATGAAACATCATTACAATGTTTTCATTCATATACATAAGGGGTCATTTTCCAAATTCTTATATCTTTTTGgggataattacatattaccccttaTAATTAACTATAATTAGTATTCCGGTctctattatttaaaaaatagtaCTAGGTTTATATACTTACAAAGGTAAAATATTTAACCATAATTCttaattctattgaggaaaaattATCACGTAAAAAATAACACaaatgaaaagaataaaatataactttattatcttttaaattattaattttatata comes from the Musa acuminata AAA Group cultivar baxijiao chromosome BXJ2-8, Cavendish_Baxijiao_AAA, whole genome shotgun sequence genome and includes:
- the LOC103995358 gene encoding heavy metal-associated isoprenylated plant protein 32-like translates to MSKEEDIRFLKIQTCILRVNIHCDGCKKKVKKLLHKIDGVYTTSIDAEQGKVTVSGNVDPATLVKKLAKAGKHAELLAPKGGSNNSNPVQKPQPQGGKGQQKDNGKPLKGGNGGGGAGAGVGGKDQKGQHPQPTPQQQLLLQQQLQQLQQMKGSKDVQLPQLKNFNFLPPKDPKSVSFSLPPKGFDDYDDEDDFDDDEFDDDDDDEMDEFDCYDADFDDDFKNIKIKPAVATPNGHAMKDKKGGNGGGGSGKKGADVPVQKKVMCNTNEPKIGIGGSGKNGGGGGGGNQNQGGIGGGSATKNNGVGGGKNGGNAGPQNGKNGANSNKGAPIGNGSINASGQAGNCNTNPVNGAKRMFVKNEVGGGGGGGGGHLMMNPSMIGQGLPGLGVVHQMGTMQAPMGQMGNFPAAAAVQGHPAGGPPPGYYQGGMVAPPPEVIAAANPYQQQQQYMAAMLQQQQMQQQQQQQMQQQRMMMMNAQDRAFQPMIGYSRPPLPMYYNMPPAPALAPATAPHQGDSYTTYFSDENTSSSCSIM